Proteins found in one Clostridium kluyveri DSM 555 genomic segment:
- a CDS encoding aspartyl-phosphate phosphatase Spo0E family protein, protein MKTYLKNLDIEINQLKQTLYILMKTRDLTDDIVVKCSKKLDKLILEYQKNNFKE, encoded by the coding sequence ATGAAAACTTATTTAAAAAATTTGGACATAGAAATAAATCAACTAAAACAGACTTTATACATATTAATGAAAACAAGAGATCTTACCGACGATATAGTTGTTAAATGCAGCAAAAAATTGGACAAGTTAATTTTAGAGTACCAAAAAAATAATTTCAAAGAATAA
- the spoVB gene encoding stage V sporulation protein B: MKRDRFLKSSLILIFANSITSVFAFIFSIILSRKLGAEGMGLYGLIMPVYDLFVCLLSGGMVTALSKVAAVYFSKDDFNNLNNSIDVSLTFNSVLATFIVCIIFINAPYIGIKIIKDPRAIHAIQVMCPGIFFIALSSILKGYFYGISKVKIPAIIDISEKFLRIALIVIIISLFSLKDIRSTVTAAYVTLAIGEFISFSILYIMYRIKKKGLKFNSSYYEDKLQLLFNVLVISFPLCLNGFLTTALSAISTLIVPRRLVASGIEYNLALSMIGKFDGMALNIIFLPITIINSMSIVLIPDLSEKMSNRDYWAIERRVSQIIKISLFLGIATMILCITLSGYLGELFYKRYDLDSYIKFAALSAPVVFVSISTFGILNGIGKQNIILRNSLISSVIELILIYILTGIPWINIYGCGISLIITYFTILILNMHEIIKENFYGHS; this comes from the coding sequence ATGAAAAGAGACCGATTTTTAAAAAGTTCACTTATTTTAATTTTTGCAAATTCAATCACCTCTGTATTTGCATTTATATTTTCTATAATATTATCTAGAAAACTAGGTGCAGAGGGCATGGGCCTTTATGGGCTTATAATGCCTGTATACGACTTATTTGTATGTCTGCTATCGGGAGGTATGGTAACAGCCTTATCCAAAGTAGCCGCTGTATATTTTAGCAAAGACGATTTTAACAATTTAAATAACTCTATAGATGTATCTCTTACCTTTAATTCCGTATTAGCTACATTTATAGTATGTATAATATTTATAAATGCCCCTTACATAGGAATAAAAATAATAAAGGATCCAAGAGCTATACACGCCATTCAAGTTATGTGTCCCGGTATATTTTTTATAGCCCTTTCTTCCATACTTAAAGGTTATTTTTACGGAATATCAAAGGTAAAAATACCAGCTATTATAGATATATCTGAAAAATTTTTAAGAATTGCCTTAATAGTAATTATAATATCTTTATTTTCCTTAAAGGATATAAGGAGTACTGTAACTGCAGCCTATGTGACCTTAGCCATTGGAGAATTTATAAGTTTTTCTATCTTATACATAATGTATAGAATTAAAAAGAAAGGACTAAAATTTAATTCTTCTTATTATGAAGATAAACTACAACTTTTATTTAATGTACTTGTTATATCCTTCCCTCTCTGTCTAAATGGATTTTTAACTACAGCACTTTCTGCAATTTCCACTTTAATAGTGCCAAGAAGACTTGTAGCTTCAGGTATAGAATATAATCTAGCCTTAAGCATGATAGGTAAGTTTGACGGTATGGCTCTTAATATAATATTTCTGCCTATTACCATTATAAATTCCATGTCCATAGTGCTGATTCCGGATTTATCTGAAAAAATGAGTAACAGGGATTATTGGGCCATAGAGCGCAGAGTGTCTCAGATAATAAAGATATCTCTTTTTCTGGGTATTGCCACTATGATACTATGTATTACCCTGTCTGGATATTTGGGAGAATTATTTTATAAAAGATATGATCTTGACTCCTACATAAAATTTGCCGCACTATCTGCTCCTGTGGTATTTGTCTCCATTTCCACTTTCGGTATTTTAAATGGCATTGGAAAGCAAAATATAATACTTAGAAACTCCCTTATTTCTTCTGTTATAGAGCTTATATTAATATACATACTTACAGGCATACCATGGATAAACATATATGGATGCGGTATAAGTTTGATTATAACCTATTTTACTATTCTTATTTTAAATATGCATGAAATTATAAAGGAAAACTTCTATGGTCATTCATAG
- a CDS encoding zinc dependent phospholipase C family protein, producing the protein MKHEIERTYGNAVKRIFFAVNPIKKKLMKTNCTVHKFIMIQSIAILQNDGYQEEYNFFRKYIKALNAGVTWADQDFKSSNHFYHVNREKGLYGFSDALTECRKYYSQSLQLFNIGQIEKALFYFGASCHLVQDVTVPHHVNNRLLNSHRKFELWIISRLMTDYSFIAEDGVIIYEKLEDFIKNNAIMANSIYIKNSNIESINEKYGKIASVILKEAQRTTAGFMIKYYEKVKNFKILP; encoded by the coding sequence ATGAAGCATGAAATTGAGAGAACCTATGGAAATGCTGTAAAGAGAATATTTTTTGCAGTAAATCCCATTAAGAAAAAACTTATGAAAACCAATTGTACCGTTCATAAATTCATAATGATACAATCTATTGCAATATTACAAAATGATGGATACCAAGAGGAATATAATTTTTTTAGGAAATATATAAAAGCTTTAAATGCAGGAGTAACCTGGGCGGATCAGGACTTTAAGAGTTCCAATCATTTTTATCATGTAAACAGAGAAAAAGGATTATATGGATTTTCAGATGCACTGACAGAATGTAGAAAATATTATAGTCAGTCCCTACAGCTTTTTAATATTGGTCAAATAGAAAAAGCTTTATTTTATTTCGGTGCATCCTGCCACCTTGTTCAGGATGTCACAGTTCCACATCATGTGAATAATAGGCTTTTAAACAGTCATAGAAAGTTTGAACTCTGGATAATAAGCAGACTTATGACAGATTATTCTTTTATAGCAGAAGATGGAGTTATAATATATGAAAAGCTAGAAGATTTTATAAAAAATAATGCTATAATGGCAAATAGTATTTATATAAAAAATAGCAATATAGAGTCTATAAATGAAAAGTATGGTAAAATAGCTTCAGTTATTTTAAAAGAAGCTCAGAGGACTACCGCAGGCTTTATGATTAAATACTATGAAAAAGTAAAAAACTTTAAAATTCTCCCATAA
- a CDS encoding B12-binding domain-containing radical SAM protein: MKILLTALNSKFIHSNLAVRYLKAYTRELPYNCVIREFTINDRREKILEEIIDEKPDIVAFSCYIWNIEYIKSLALLIKLVNPSIKILYGGPEVSYDSCNILKNMTGEYIIMGEGENTYYEFVEFQIKYFNKGKENIDSQFFLDLKEIKGLCFKWQGKMFLNEERELMDMNKIAFPYEEQDNLKNKIVYYEASRGCPFSCKYCLSSTIHKVRFLDIERVKREIKFLIDKNIALIKFVDRTFNCNPKFTLELWKFIIECDTQTTFHFEISADILTGEEIALLKESPKGRIQFEIGVQTTNENVLNNINRYVKFKDIKDKVKKIKANNNIKQHLDLIAGLPGEDFKSFKKSFNKVYSLQPEEIQMGFLKLLKGSPMREEAKKWKMVYSPYAPYEILRTNHITYDEITVLKKIEHMVDKYYNSGKFANIIKYFIFKFKQPFDFYYSLAMFFHDKGYFNRSISSVDYYKVFLEFQEEYFNESSMELKEIIKYDYLKFNKKKWLPDFLVREKSKGEEDYIKEKIQKENIKLSKKYHIEKFFIDVEKLLKSSVLEKKEGYVIFDIMENKEIYLFHNI; this comes from the coding sequence ATGAAGATACTGTTAACAGCGCTTAATTCAAAATTTATTCACAGTAATTTGGCAGTAAGATATTTAAAAGCCTATACTAGAGAACTCCCTTATAATTGTGTTATAAGAGAATTTACTATAAATGACAGGAGAGAAAAGATATTAGAGGAAATTATAGATGAGAAGCCTGACATAGTGGCTTTTTCCTGTTATATATGGAATATAGAATATATTAAATCATTAGCTTTACTTATTAAACTTGTAAATCCCTCCATTAAAATATTGTATGGGGGACCTGAAGTATCCTATGACAGCTGTAATATTTTAAAGAATATGACAGGAGAATATATAATAATGGGAGAAGGGGAAAATACCTACTATGAATTTGTAGAGTTTCAGATAAAGTATTTCAACAAAGGGAAAGAAAATATTGATTCTCAATTTTTTTTGGATTTAAAAGAAATAAAAGGACTTTGCTTTAAATGGCAAGGCAAAATGTTTTTAAATGAAGAGAGAGAATTAATGGATATGAATAAGATAGCATTCCCCTATGAAGAGCAGGATAATTTAAAAAATAAAATTGTATATTATGAAGCCAGCAGAGGATGTCCTTTTTCATGTAAATACTGTCTTTCTTCCACTATCCATAAAGTTAGATTTTTAGATATAGAAAGGGTAAAGAGAGAAATTAAATTTTTAATAGATAAAAATATAGCTCTTATAAAATTTGTAGACAGAACCTTTAACTGTAATCCTAAATTCACCTTAGAACTTTGGAAATTTATAATAGAGTGTGATACGCAAACTACTTTCCATTTTGAAATTTCTGCAGATATTCTTACGGGAGAAGAAATAGCGCTATTGAAAGAATCCCCAAAGGGAAGAATTCAATTTGAAATTGGAGTTCAAACTACCAATGAAAATGTGTTAAATAATATAAACAGATATGTTAAATTTAAAGATATAAAAGATAAAGTAAAAAAAATTAAAGCAAATAATAATATAAAACAGCATTTAGATTTGATAGCAGGACTTCCAGGTGAAGATTTTAAATCTTTTAAAAAATCCTTTAATAAGGTGTATTCCCTGCAGCCAGAAGAGATCCAAATGGGATTTTTAAAGTTATTAAAAGGCTCCCCTATGAGAGAGGAGGCTAAAAAGTGGAAAATGGTGTATTCTCCCTATGCCCCTTATGAAATTCTAAGAACCAATCATATAACCTATGATGAAATTACAGTTTTGAAAAAAATAGAACATATGGTAGATAAATATTATAATTCCGGAAAGTTTGCAAATATAATAAAGTATTTTATTTTCAAATTTAAACAGCCCTTTGATTTTTATTATAGTCTTGCGATGTTTTTCCATGATAAAGGATATTTTAATAGGAGTATATCCTCTGTAGATTACTATAAAGTATTTTTAGAATTTCAGGAAGAATATTTTAATGAAAGCAGTATGGAACTTAAGGAGATAATAAAATATGATTATTTAAAATTCAATAAGAAAAAATGGCTTCCTGATTTTTTAGTAAGGGAAAAGAGTAAAGGAGAAGAAGATTACATAAAAGAAAAAATTCAAAAAGAAAATATAAAATTATCTAAAAAGTATCATATAGAAAAATTTTTTATAGATGTAGAAAAATTATTAAAATCATCTGTATTGGAAAAAAAAGAGGGATATGTAATATTTGATATCATGGAAAATAAAGAAATATATTTATTTCATAATATCTGA
- the hprK gene encoding HPr(Ser) kinase/phosphatase: MSVTIEDIIKDLELEVINKGKNVNEINVSDINRPGLQFSGFYNYYANERVQIVGKAEWSFLDAMQPDLRKKRLEKYFEFDNPGTIVTRGLIPHKEFLESAIKNKRWILRTNNISTRFINRLMNYLDVKLAPETRLHGVLMDVYGIGILITGESGIGKSETALELIKRGHRLVADDAVDVKQIDGVLNGTSPYITSGMIEVRGMGIIDISALYGLSSVLKTKNIGLVICLEQWKKDENYDRLGIDKEYMDILNVPVRKLKIPIRPGRNLAVIIEAAAANYRYSLVSDVTPVDVISERIQELRKEDGGDE, encoded by the coding sequence ATGTCAGTAACAATAGAAGATATAATAAAAGATTTAGAACTAGAGGTTATAAATAAAGGGAAAAATGTAAATGAAATAAATGTAAGTGATATAAATAGACCGGGACTTCAATTTAGTGGATTTTATAATTATTATGCCAATGAAAGAGTTCAGATAGTAGGAAAAGCTGAATGGAGTTTTTTAGATGCCATGCAGCCAGATCTTAGAAAAAAAAGATTGGAAAAATATTTTGAATTTGATAATCCGGGAACTATAGTTACCAGAGGGCTAATACCCCACAAGGAATTTTTAGAAAGTGCTATTAAAAATAAAAGATGGATACTTAGAACCAATAATATATCCACAAGATTTATAAATAGACTTATGAATTATTTAGATGTTAAGCTGGCTCCTGAAACAAGGCTTCATGGTGTTTTAATGGATGTGTACGGTATAGGTATACTTATAACAGGAGAAAGCGGTATAGGAAAGAGTGAAACTGCTTTGGAACTTATAAAGAGAGGACATAGACTAGTAGCTGATGATGCAGTGGATGTAAAACAAATAGATGGAGTACTAAATGGAACTTCTCCATACATCACCTCGGGAATGATAGAGGTGAGAGGTATGGGTATAATTGATATTTCTGCCCTTTATGGGTTAAGTTCTGTACTTAAAACAAAGAATATTGGTCTTGTTATATGTCTGGAACAATGGAAAAAAGATGAAAATTATGATAGGTTGGGTATAGACAAGGAGTATATGGATATACTGAATGTACCTGTAAGGAAATTGAAAATTCCTATAAGGCCAGGAAGGAATTTAGCGGTTATAATAGAGGCTGCGGCTGCAAATTACAGGTATAGTCTTGTGTCTGATGTAACTCCGGTGGATGTAATAAGTGAGAGAATACAAGAACTTAGAAAAGAAGATGGTGGAGATGAATAA
- a CDS encoding PrsW family intramembrane metalloprotease has protein sequence MKKHVPINKGKKIKKRYNWYKLLIVGFVTYIIGLAVLIFTHNPNIFPAIVILGNFLIPVTYVAFFYERRYFSRVRMIDILASFFYGGFLGTFSAGIIEPIFINSLDLKSVLIVGIIEEFTKIIGVLILIRHRCNSLRIDGIILGAAAGMGFAALESSGYVFTTFLRAGGSLSLVVYTTLLRGILSPLGHGTWTAILGGTIVSQCSRGNTKINVRVIEAYITVVILHALWDGIPYIMSIFTSSNIAFLTGDVIVGMVSVLILYIMWRKGKKQLYYMNDLTS, from the coding sequence ATGAAGAAACATGTACCAATAAATAAAGGTAAAAAAATTAAGAAACGATATAATTGGTATAAATTACTTATAGTAGGTTTTGTAACTTATATCATTGGATTAGCAGTTTTGATATTTACACATAATCCCAATATATTTCCAGCTATAGTTATACTGGGAAATTTTCTTATACCAGTGACTTATGTGGCATTTTTTTATGAAAGACGCTATTTTAGCAGGGTAAGGATGATAGACATTTTAGCAAGTTTTTTTTATGGAGGATTTTTAGGAACTTTTTCAGCAGGAATAATAGAACCCATTTTTATAAATAGTCTTGATTTAAAATCTGTACTCATAGTTGGTATCATTGAGGAATTTACAAAAATTATTGGTGTTCTGATTTTAATAAGACATAGATGTAATAGTTTGAGGATAGATGGAATTATTCTGGGTGCTGCTGCTGGCATGGGCTTTGCGGCTTTAGAAAGTTCAGGATATGTTTTTACAACTTTTTTAAGAGCGGGAGGTAGTTTGTCTTTGGTTGTATATACCACTTTGCTAAGAGGAATATTATCTCCACTAGGCCATGGCACATGGACAGCAATATTAGGGGGCACCATTGTAAGTCAATGTTCCCGTGGAAATACTAAAATAAATGTAAGGGTAATTGAAGCATATATAACTGTAGTTATACTCCATGCACTTTGGGATGGTATCCCATATATAATGTCAATATTTACATCATCTAATATTGCTTTTTTAACAGGAGATGTTATTGTAGGTATGGTAAGTGTTCTGATACTTTATATCATGTGGCGGAAGGGGAAAAAGCAATTATATTATATGAATGATTTAACTTCATAA
- a CDS encoding response regulator transcription factor, whose amino-acid sequence MISPKKILVVDDEQKIVDVIRAYLEKAGYEVHSAYNGTEAVKLFEKISPALIVLDLMLPDISGEDICKMLRKKSRVPIIMLTAKVDEKTVLEGFNIGADDYVTKPFSPKQLVARVMAHLRRTEEEAIPLSNILSFNNGDLVLNVIKHEVRKNGITVNLTSSEYNILMTLVKYPQKTFTREELVNLALEEDFNGFDRIIDAHVKNLRQKIEDNSREPKYILTVYKVGYRFGGE is encoded by the coding sequence GTGATATCTCCAAAGAAAATTCTTGTGGTAGATGATGAACAAAAAATAGTAGATGTTATAAGGGCATATTTGGAGAAGGCGGGATATGAAGTTCATTCAGCGTATAACGGTACTGAGGCAGTGAAATTATTTGAAAAGATTAGCCCTGCATTAATTGTATTAGATTTAATGCTTCCGGACATATCTGGTGAAGATATATGCAAAATGTTAAGAAAAAAATCCAGAGTTCCAATAATTATGTTAACTGCTAAAGTGGATGAAAAAACTGTATTGGAAGGCTTTAATATTGGAGCTGATGATTATGTAACTAAGCCTTTTAGCCCTAAACAGCTGGTGGCTAGGGTTATGGCACATTTAAGAAGAACTGAAGAGGAGGCAATACCACTTTCAAATATTTTATCATTTAATAATGGAGACTTAGTATTAAATGTCATCAAACATGAGGTAAGGAAAAATGGAATAACTGTGAATTTAACCTCTAGTGAGTATAATATATTAATGACACTAGTAAAATATCCTCAAAAGACTTTTACTAGAGAAGAGTTAGTAAATTTAGCTCTTGAGGAAGATTTCAATGGATTTGACAGAATTATAGATGCTCATGTTAAAAATTTAAGACAAAAAATTGAAGATAATTCTAGAGAACCTAAATACATTTTAACCGTATATAAAGTTGGTTATAGATTTGGCGGTGAATAG
- a CDS encoding 5-formyltetrahydrofolate cyclo-ligase, giving the protein MNKFYIRKIMKEKRDNLCNWQKEKLDSIIFEKVIKSEEYNKAKSVFIFVSYKSEADTHNIIKAALKDGKLVCVPKVMYKSGYMEAVGIYDFNELKEGAYKILEPQNTNLKVEETSIDICYVPGLAFDKSGGRVGYGGGYYDRFLKKLRNDSKKIGLAYSFQILDKVPMGKYDVCMDGVISN; this is encoded by the coding sequence ATGAATAAATTTTATATAAGAAAAATTATGAAGGAAAAAAGAGATAATTTGTGTAATTGGCAAAAAGAAAAATTGGACAGCATAATATTTGAAAAAGTTATAAAAAGTGAAGAATATAATAAAGCAAAAAGTGTATTTATATTTGTAAGTTATAAAAGTGAGGCAGATACCCATAATATAATAAAGGCAGCTTTAAAAGATGGAAAGTTGGTTTGTGTTCCTAAAGTAATGTATAAAAGTGGATATATGGAAGCTGTTGGAATATATGATTTTAATGAATTAAAAGAAGGAGCCTATAAAATATTAGAACCCCAAAATACAAATTTGAAAGTGGAAGAAACATCTATTGATATTTGTTATGTACCTGGGCTGGCTTTTGATAAAAGTGGCGGCAGAGTGGGTTATGGGGGAGGATATTATGATAGATTTTTAAAAAAACTTAGAAATGATTCAAAAAAAATTGGACTTGCATATAGTTTTCAGATTTTAGATAAGGTTCCTATGGGAAAATATGATGTATGCATGGACGGAGTTATTTCTAATTGA
- a CDS encoding ECF transporter S component: protein MNNNVRKLTYAGLLTALAIIIPTTFGFLKIQAGPFTATLASHVPMFLSMFLGPFAAVMVGIGSVLGFLITSPAVIAARACSHIFVGLAGAYMLKRGISFRNVVLFTSPIHAVLEAIAVIPFGFTMYKVLVVIGAGTFIHHMVDGIIAAVIVGILARSLSLNLKEI, encoded by the coding sequence ATGAATAACAATGTAAGAAAACTTACTTATGCAGGACTTTTAACTGCTTTAGCTATTATAATTCCTACTACTTTTGGGTTCTTAAAGATACAAGCAGGACCTTTTACTGCTACACTAGCTTCTCATGTACCTATGTTTTTATCCATGTTTTTAGGTCCTTTTGCAGCAGTAATGGTAGGCATAGGCTCTGTCCTTGGATTTTTGATAACCTCACCAGCTGTAATAGCTGCAAGAGCTTGTAGTCATATATTTGTTGGACTAGCAGGTGCCTATATGCTGAAAAGAGGAATTTCTTTTAGAAATGTAGTATTATTTACTTCACCTATACATGCTGTACTTGAAGCCATAGCTGTAATACCTTTTGGATTTACTATGTATAAAGTTCTTGTAGTTATAGGAGCGGGTACGTTTATTCATCATATGGTAGATGGAATCATCGCTGCTGTTATTGTAGGAATACTTGCTAGAAGCTTAAGTTTGAATTTAAAGGAAATATAA
- a CDS encoding MFS transporter yields MERSNSQTRITLVIVMITSFITPFISNAINLAIPSIGIEFGGNQNLLNWVVCGFLLSSAAFLLPFGRLADQFGRKKIFLIGMIFLAASSLACALATSLVALVYFRILQGIASAMIFSNSMAILTSVVPPESRGKALGLNAAATYIGLSCGPVLGGLITSVFTWRGVFYFNLLIALIIIVMTVWKLKGEWIGIATKFDIWGIILCIAAQVLLLFGLTALTNGLLYQVSFAVGILLLIVFFLYEKNHSNPLIPIESIIKNRPFVFSNLATLINYSATFALSFMLSLYLQTALKIDTATSGLILLVQPIIMAVLSPVTGTLSDKIKPAVLASLGMGISALGLFFFIFLSTQTPIVMIILNLAFIGLGFALFSSPNTNAIMSSVDRTLYGVASSIMGNMRLLGQSISIAIISLITSILMRNLSIGSAGYVDQLMLSLRTAFIIFVVLCVLGVLASLARGEVNREAEEN; encoded by the coding sequence ATGGAACGCAGCAACAGTCAGACGAGGATTACTTTGGTAATTGTAATGATTACTTCTTTTATTACTCCATTTATAAGCAACGCCATTAACCTTGCCATTCCCTCTATCGGTATTGAGTTCGGTGGCAACCAAAATTTGCTGAACTGGGTGGTTTGTGGTTTTTTACTTTCATCTGCCGCTTTTTTGCTGCCCTTTGGACGCTTGGCAGACCAGTTTGGAAGAAAAAAAATATTCTTAATTGGCATGATATTTCTGGCAGCCTCATCTCTAGCCTGTGCTTTAGCGACGTCTCTGGTCGCCTTGGTATATTTTAGAATTTTGCAAGGAATTGCTAGCGCAATGATATTCAGCAATTCGATGGCTATTTTAACATCAGTAGTACCGCCTGAATCTAGAGGTAAAGCATTGGGATTAAACGCCGCGGCAACATACATCGGATTATCGTGCGGTCCTGTATTGGGAGGTTTGATCACAAGTGTATTTACATGGCGTGGTGTATTTTATTTCAATCTGCTGATTGCTTTGATTATTATTGTTATGACCGTATGGAAATTGAAGGGGGAATGGATAGGGATTGCCACTAAATTTGATATATGGGGAATTATTTTGTGTATAGCAGCTCAGGTCTTATTATTGTTTGGGTTAACTGCTCTAACGAACGGCTTACTTTATCAAGTTAGTTTTGCTGTAGGGATTTTATTATTGATCGTATTTTTCCTATACGAGAAAAACCATTCTAATCCACTCATTCCCATTGAAAGTATTATCAAAAACAGACCCTTTGTTTTTTCTAATTTAGCAACGTTAATTAACTATAGTGCAACATTCGCTTTGAGCTTTATGTTATCATTATATCTGCAAACCGCGCTGAAAATTGATACGGCTACTTCAGGACTTATTTTATTGGTTCAGCCGATCATTATGGCTGTGCTTTCTCCGGTTACGGGTACATTATCAGATAAGATAAAACCTGCGGTTCTTGCTTCATTGGGAATGGGGATCTCTGCATTGGGTCTATTCTTCTTCATTTTTCTAAGTACTCAGACCCCAATTGTAATGATAATTCTTAATTTGGCGTTTATAGGACTTGGTTTTGCTCTGTTTTCCTCACCCAATACCAATGCCATAATGAGTTCGGTTGATCGGACATTATACGGTGTCGCATCTTCAATTATGGGTAACATGCGGCTACTTGGCCAGTCTATCAGTATAGCTATTATTTCACTCATTACTTCAATCTTAATGAGAAATCTGTCAATCGGCTCAGCAGGATATGTCGATCAGCTCATGCTCAGTTTAAGAACGGCGTTTATAATATTTGTCGTACTCTGTGTTCTTGGCGTGTTAGCCTCGCTAGCAAGAGGCGAGGTTAACAGAGAAGCAGAAGAAAATTGA
- a CDS encoding PQQ-dependent sugar dehydrogenase, which yields MKKLLKFLSIIAVVILSGSMLKYYFYKTHSKIKIEIKDVTLSCNLKYRGLKGAVDFVKDEKDNYYIAYKNRIQIIKNHGESYNILKDSSLNICSLDYYKGNLYYSSGDKVYGYSIEKDKNFILVSGMPNYGDYKDSLVRIRNGYMYISIGAATNSAVVGEDNVWVKNNLYAHDVTPADITLKGINFGKEKRGAFQSYNTQSVQGQIVPKHFPGNASIIRYNLTQGSSETFAWGIRNVNGMDFTSEGKFICTLGGMENRGSRPVIGDTDYIYEIKKGVWYGWPDYSGGDPITSPKFKSVKNSPLQFILAIHPSTNPPAPLYQHKTVGTIGTLAVDREGVLSLKNCIFFWDKSDSIVYSFRGMGSPMEEIKFNDKTNISSMRIFNKELLALDENKGYLYSINKGKIDEHIKSDRNIYPYIIFVSVLCVILILKIQIQ from the coding sequence ATGAAAAAGTTACTAAAATTTTTATCTATAATTGCAGTTGTAATTCTGTCAGGTAGTATGCTTAAATATTATTTCTATAAAACTCATTCAAAAATTAAAATTGAAATAAAAGATGTTACTTTAAGCTGTAACTTAAAATATAGAGGATTAAAAGGTGCAGTTGACTTTGTGAAGGATGAAAAAGATAATTATTACATAGCCTATAAGAATAGGATACAAATTATAAAAAATCATGGAGAAAGTTATAATATATTGAAGGATTCAAGTTTAAATATTTGCAGTCTGGATTATTATAAGGGGAATTTATACTATTCCTCTGGGGATAAAGTATATGGATATTCTATAGAAAAGGATAAGAATTTCATACTTGTAAGTGGCATGCCAAATTATGGAGATTATAAGGATAGTTTGGTAAGAATAAGAAATGGGTATATGTACATATCCATAGGAGCTGCAACCAATTCCGCAGTAGTAGGAGAAGATAATGTATGGGTAAAGAATAACCTTTATGCTCATGACGTTACTCCAGCAGATATAACCTTAAAAGGTATAAATTTTGGAAAAGAAAAGAGGGGAGCTTTTCAAAGCTATAATACCCAAAGTGTACAGGGGCAGATAGTTCCAAAACATTTTCCAGGGAATGCTTCTATTATAAGATATAACTTAACTCAGGGCAGCAGTGAAACTTTTGCATGGGGAATAAGAAATGTAAATGGAATGGATTTTACAAGTGAAGGTAAATTTATATGTACTCTAGGGGGAATGGAAAATAGAGGAAGCAGACCCGTTATAGGAGACACGGATTATATATATGAGATCAAAAAAGGGGTATGGTATGGGTGGCCAGATTACAGCGGGGGAGATCCTATTACTTCGCCTAAATTCAAGAGTGTCAAAAATTCTCCTCTGCAATTTATACTGGCCATTCATCCAAGTACCAATCCTCCGGCACCTTTATATCAGCATAAAACTGTAGGAACTATAGGTACACTTGCCGTAGACAGAGAAGGAGTTTTGTCCCTAAAGAATTGTATATTTTTTTGGGATAAGTCAGATAGTATAGTATACAGTTTTAGGGGAATGGGATCGCCTATGGAGGAAATTAAGTTTAACGATAAAACTAATATTTCAAGTATGAGAATATTTAACAAAGAATTATTGGCACTTGACGAAAATAAGGGTTATTTATATAGTATAAACAAAGGCAAAATTGATGAACACATAAAATCGGACAGGAATATTTACCCATATATAATCTTTGTATCAGTACTATGTGTTATATTAATTTTAAAAATTCAAATTCAGTAA